In a genomic window of Alphaproteobacteria bacterium:
- the rpmJ gene encoding 50S ribosomal protein L36: MKVVNSLKSLKKRDRNCKVIRRKGRLYVINKKNPRYKARQG; the protein is encoded by the coding sequence ATGAAGGTCGTTAACTCACTGAAATCTTTGAAAAAGCGGGACCGCAACTGCAAGGTGATTCGCCGCAAGGGCCGCTTGTATGTAATCAATAAAAAGAACCCGCGCTACAAGGCGCGTCAGGGCTAG